In uncultured Fibrobacter sp., the genomic window CGTGCCTGATATGGGCCGCGTGAACTTGTCCGCAAACTGGATGGCTACGCCGAACTACGAGGGCGACGGCGCCGACCTTTACGAAGCCGTGAAGTCCATCGGTATGGAACTTTGCCCGGATCTCGGCATTACGATTCCGGTGGGTAAGGATTCCATGAGCATGAGCACCGTGTGGCAGGACGACAAGGGTAGCCACCGCGTGACCGCTCCGATTTCTCTGGTCATCAGTGCCTTTGCTCCGTGCGCCGATGTGCGCAAGACGCTTACCCCGCAGCTGTTGCAGGATAAGGATTCTACGCTCGTGCTCGTTGACTTGGCCCGCGGTCAGAACCGCATGGGCGCATCTATTGCCGCTCAGGTTTACAACAACCTCGGCGACAAGGCTCCGGATGTTGATTCCGCTCAGGAACTCCGCGCCTTCTTCGAAACCATCCAGAAGCTCAATGCTGCCGGCAAGATTATGGCCTACCACGACAAGAGCGATGGCGGTCTCTACACGACGGTTGCCGAAATGGCATTCGCTGGCCACGTGGGTGTCACGCTCAATGCCGGTGCCCTCAAGGGTAACCTGATTGACGCCTTGTTCAACGAAGAACTCGGTGCTGTGCTTCAGGTGAAGAAGGCTGATTTGAAGGCCGTGTTCGAAGCATTTGCTGATGTCGGCCTCGGCGATACCGTTTCTGAAATCGGTACGCTCAACGATACTTACAACTTAATCATCGGTGATTACGCCGAAGGCCTCTCGGATCTCCGCGCCATCTGGAGCGACACGACCCGCCGCATCGCGGCTCTCCGCGATAACCCGGATTGTGCCGAAAGCGAATACAAACTCAAGCTGGAACAGGACGATCCGGGTATCACGCCGAAGGTCACCTTCGACGTCGCGGCGTCTGCCAAGATTGTGAAGGACTTCGCAAGCCGTCCGAAGATGGCAATCCTCCGTGAACAGGGCGTCAACGGCGAACTCGAAATGGCTGCCGCCTTCCAGAAGGCCGGCTTCGAATCCATCGACGTTCACATGACCGACATTCTCGAAGGCCGCGTAAGCCTCAAGGACTTCAACGGTCTCGTGGCTTGTGGTGGCTTCAGCTATGGTGACGTTCTCGGTGCCGGTGAAGGCTGGGCCAAGAGCATTCTCTTCAACCCGAAGGCTCGCGCTGAATTCGAAGCTTACTTCAACCGCAAAGACACCTTCACGCTCGGTGTTTGCAACGGCTGCCAGATGGTTTCTAACCTCAAGGATTTGATTCCGGGCGCCAAGCACTGGCCGCGCTTTGTGCAGAACCTTTCTGAACGCTTCGAAGCCCGTTACTGCTCTTTGAAGGTCGAAGATACTCCGGCTGTGCTCCTCAAGGGCATGGCAGGCTCCGTGCTCCCGATTGCGGTCGCACACGGCGAAGGCCGCGCAGAATTCGCTAGTCGCGAAGCTGCTGCTCCGTTACGTGGACGGCAAGCACGAATACACTGAACGCTACCCGCTGAACCCCAACGGTTCCCCGTTCGGCATCAACGGCCTCTGCTCCGAAGACGGTCGCGCTCTCGTCATGATGCCGCACCCGGAACGTGTGTTCCGTACCTGCCAGTACTCCTGGCACCCGGCAGAATGGGGCGATGACGGTCCGTGGATGCAGTTGTTCCGCAACGGTCGTATCTTCGTCGGCTAATTTTTGTAGCTTAGTGTCGAAATTGCTGTCTTGAAATCTTAACCAGAGGAATTATGAAGGCAAAACTCCTGGCTCTCGTTACATTAGCTTCGCTGTTTGTATTGAACGGCTGTAACGGTATCGGCGACAAGGATACGCTCCTGGCTCGCATCGATGGCGAAAAAGTCTATCAAGAAGATTACGCTTTGCTGTTGAAAAATGAGGGTGGACAACTTAATACCTTCAAGAATCAGTTCCTTTATGACAACCTTTATTCGAAGGCTGCGCTTTCGGCTAAGGCTGTCGAGGAATATCCGCAATTAGAAGACGAATGGAAAGCCTTTTACGCAGACCTTGATATCCGCGTACTTACGATGGTTTACCAGCGTTACTATATCTCCGAAAATATGACGTATAGCGATGCAGAACTCCGTCAGTTCTACGATGCCAACCGTAGCATGTTCCCCGAAGATTCTACCGGTGATTTCTTGATGGTGCGTCCTTTGGTGGCAAGTTGCTACTACGCTTCCAAGAATGCCGAAGCATTTGCGTCTTATCTCAAGGATACTCTCAAGCTCGAAAATCCGACAGCAGAAGATTCCATGAAGGCGAAAAAATCTTTTGCCGCAATTCGTCGTGGGGCACTGCAAGAGGAATTCTCTACGGGAATTCTTGAGAAGTACAAGATTGGGATTCAGGAAATTCCTCAGGTTGATCCGAAGGCTTATTACAATAGGCATCAGGACCAGTTCATGACGGCTCCTGGTTATGAACTTTACCATGTGCAAGCGGATTCTGCAAAACTTGCAACGTTGCTTTCTACAACGCCGACGCTTGAACAGTTCAAGTCGATGGCTGTTGCAAATAGCAAGAATGCCAAAACGGCCAAGGATAGCGGTTACGTAGGACACGTCAAGAAGGATTTTGCTTTGCCTTATGGCATTGGAATTGTTCCTGATTTGGCTTCGGCGCTTGAAGGCAAGGAACCGGGCTTTGTGACGCCTGTGCTCAAGTCTACGGATAATATCTGCCATATTTTCTACTTGGCAGGAATTGATGTAGCTCGCTTGAAGCCGTATGATCGCGTCGATGTAGGGATCGCAAATGGACTCAAGGATGGCTCTTTTTTTGATGTTGATACCTCTGTCGTGTTGATTACCAGGGCAGGGGAGCCCGTGTTCACGGAAGCGGACATGGTTCGCTTTAATGAAACGTTTGTTCGCCGTGTAATGAATCGTTCTCTGCATGATCGAATCGTGTCGATGCTTGCCGAAAATTTTGCGTA contains:
- a CDS encoding peptidyl-prolyl cis-trans isomerase, which translates into the protein MKAKLLALVTLASLFVLNGCNGIGDKDTLLARIDGEKVYQEDYALLLKNEGGQLNTFKNQFLYDNLYSKAALSAKAVEEYPQLEDEWKAFYADLDIRVLTMVYQRYYISENMTYSDAELRQFYDANRSMFPEDSTGDFLMVRPLVASCYYASKNAEAFASYLKDTLKLENPTAEDSMKAKKSFAAIRRGALQEEFSTGILEKYKIGIQEIPQVDPKAYYNRHQDQFMTAPGYELYHVQADSAKLATLLSTTPTLEQFKSMAVANSKNAKTAKDSGYVGHVKKDFALPYGIGIVPDLASALEGKEPGFVTPVLKSTDNICHIFYLAGIDVARLKPYDRVDVGIANGLKDGSFFDVDTSVVLITRAGEPVFTEADMVRFNETFVRRVMNRSLHDRIVSMLAENFAYAEAAKEAHLNHSWEYRALVRQSRRDYLSEHYVQKKISGENIPEDTLKALYDHVGSPIHAGYDYEKAKDDLRKVAAFPANMYKYEYYMGYRLLYKDLTYEQSIPKIYFRRAEEFQKLLSDRLAAEAYSKATVHLYDTGVTEYKPTMIASILMARADSLYQAGKKSAAYNEYRKVMYAYAENDSLFEHVAYEMAQIESENENFLDAEGDYNAFYNMWPNSPNAEKAMFSRGFMLNENLGMNDKALEVLEAFLQKYPNSELKESAQWLVDNIKSNGKLADDLMKKIEAEE